In Blautia wexlerae DSM 19850, a single window of DNA contains:
- a CDS encoding phosphotransferase, which yields MSLYDYGLGTLAQYELTADRSARTRGALLCYTAQGLLILREFHGSEKKLEKQQELLMRLQENGINTDYFLRNNQESLVSKDKTEQRFTLQHWYEGKECDTKSREDILKSVRTLARLHILMKMEPVEEYRERSLREEYLRHNQELRKIRKFIRNKGASNVFEKNYLASVEQFLERAQYAVRLLDETDYDDLRDRAWREGQVCHGEYNQHNVLMLKGDHFGTAVTNFGHWSFDIQVADLYRFMRKILEKYNWNLELAGEMLREYHKIRSISAEEWKNLRVRFTYPEKYWKLANYYYSHKKVWISEKNVEKLQNLIRQREIWENFAEECFRDYPRYCSLRSQ from the coding sequence ATGTCATTGTATGATTACGGACTTGGCACTTTGGCTCAGTATGAGCTGACAGCAGACCGTTCTGCAAGGACAAGAGGAGCTTTACTCTGCTATACAGCTCAGGGACTTCTGATCCTGAGGGAATTTCACGGTTCTGAAAAAAAGCTGGAAAAACAGCAGGAGCTTTTGATGAGACTTCAGGAAAATGGTATAAATACCGATTATTTTCTGCGGAATAATCAGGAAAGTCTGGTCAGCAAAGATAAAACTGAACAAAGGTTTACACTCCAGCACTGGTATGAAGGAAAAGAGTGTGACACAAAATCCCGGGAAGATATTTTAAAAAGTGTCCGGACACTGGCAAGGTTACATATTTTAATGAAAATGGAACCTGTGGAGGAATACAGGGAAAGATCTCTCAGGGAGGAATATCTCCGGCATAATCAGGAGCTTCGTAAGATACGAAAATTTATACGGAATAAAGGAGCATCCAATGTATTTGAGAAAAATTATCTGGCAAGTGTGGAGCAGTTTCTTGAGAGGGCACAGTATGCAGTAAGGCTTCTGGATGAGACGGATTATGATGATCTCAGGGACAGGGCATGGCGGGAAGGACAGGTATGTCATGGAGAATATAATCAGCATAATGTTCTGATGCTGAAAGGTGATCACTTTGGGACAGCAGTTACAAATTTTGGTCACTGGAGTTTTGATATTCAGGTAGCAGATTTGTATCGTTTTATGAGAAAAATACTGGAGAAATATAACTGGAATCTGGAACTGGCAGGGGAAATGCTCAGGGAATATCATAAAATCCGTTCAATCTCGGCAGAAGAGTGGAAAAATCTGCGTGTACGTTTCACTTATCCTGAAAAATACTGGAAACTGGCAAATTATTATTATTCACACAAAAAGGTGTGGATTTCAGAGAAAAATGTGGAAAAGCTTCAGAATCTTATCAGACAGAGAGAAATCTGGGAGAATTTTGCAGAGGAATGT
- a CDS encoding CCA tRNA nucleotidyltransferase — protein MILEIPKNAETILHILEKAGYEAYVVGGCVRDSILGRSPDDWDITTSAKPEQVKALFHRTVDTGLQHGTVTVLMEKEGYEVTTYRVDGEYEDGRHPKEVTFTASLKEDLKRRDFTINAMAYNPSSGLVDLFGGLEDIERKIIRCVGDPLERFTEDALRIMRAVRFSAQLGFAIEEETRKALKVLAPNLKRVSAERIQVELVKLLMSPHPDYLRVAYEAGITAEFLPEFDACMTTSQNTPHHCYTVGEHILHSLCHVRADKVLRITMLLHDIGKPVVRKTDENGRDHFKMHGIAGEKMAAQILRRLKFDNDTIRKVTRLVKWHDDRPEGMTKAVRRAVNRIGEDLFPYYLEVQQADMLAQSDYRRTEKQERLDKVKEAYETIINEHQCVSLKTLAVTGKDLIEAGYKPGREIGETLNRLLEVVLVDPQKNQKEILLGLLDEK, from the coding sequence ATGATTCTGGAAATACCGAAAAACGCGGAAACAATTTTGCATATACTGGAAAAAGCAGGCTATGAAGCCTATGTGGTAGGCGGCTGTGTGCGTGATTCCATTCTGGGACGGAGCCCGGATGACTGGGACATCACCACATCCGCAAAGCCGGAGCAGGTCAAGGCTTTGTTTCACAGAACAGTGGATACAGGTCTGCAGCATGGAACAGTGACTGTTCTTATGGAAAAAGAAGGATATGAGGTCACGACTTATCGTGTAGATGGTGAGTACGAGGACGGCAGACATCCCAAAGAGGTCACCTTTACAGCAAGCCTTAAGGAAGACCTGAAACGCCGGGATTTCACCATCAATGCAATGGCATACAATCCTTCTTCAGGACTGGTGGACCTTTTCGGCGGACTGGAGGATATTGAGAGAAAAATCATCCGCTGTGTGGGAGATCCGCTGGAGCGTTTTACAGAGGATGCACTGCGGATCATGCGTGCAGTCCGTTTCAGTGCGCAGTTGGGCTTTGCCATTGAAGAAGAGACTCGTAAGGCACTGAAGGTTCTGGCACCGAATCTGAAGCGTGTCAGCGCAGAGCGGATTCAGGTAGAGCTTGTGAAGCTTCTGATGTCTCCTCATCCGGATTATCTCAGGGTGGCTTATGAAGCCGGGATCACAGCTGAATTTCTTCCGGAGTTTGATGCATGTATGACAACATCTCAGAATACGCCGCACCACTGTTACACAGTAGGAGAGCATATCCTGCACAGTCTCTGTCATGTACGTGCAGATAAAGTTCTCAGGATTACCATGCTGCTTCATGACATTGGAAAGCCGGTTGTCCGGAAAACAGATGAGAATGGAAGAGATCATTTCAAGATGCATGGGATTGCGGGAGAAAAGATGGCTGCACAGATCCTGCGCAGGCTGAAATTCGATAATGATACGATCCGCAAGGTAACCCGTCTGGTAAAATGGCATGATGACAGACCGGAGGGAATGACAAAGGCAGTGCGCAGGGCAGTGAACCGTATCGGTGAGGATCTTTTCCCATATTATCTGGAAGTGCAGCAGGCAGATATGCTGGCACAGAGTGATTACAGACGCACAGAGAAGCAGGAACGTCTGGATAAGGTGAAAGAGGCTTATGAGACGATCATTAATGAACATCAGTGTGTATCTTTAAAAACTCTGGCAGTGACAGGGAAAGATCTGATTGAAGCCGGTTATAAGCCGGGTCGTGAGATAGGAGAAACGCTGAACCGTCTGCTGGAAGTAGTACTTGTCGATCCACAGAAGAATCAGAAAGAGATATTATTGGGTCTGCTTGATGAGAAATAG